ATCAGATCAGCGTGCTGGAAGGGCAGCTGGACAGCATCACGGATACGCTCGATCTGCCTGTCCAAGCCGCCAATATCAGAGAAGTCCACGTCAGGAGTCTCCTCCAGCAGCATGTCGGATTGGTCCGACTCAGGCAGAACAGCCAGGGCCACTGAGCAGCTTTCGTCCATGAGCAAAGCGCTGCCCGCCTCGATGGGCAGGTCCTGCAGAGACCCTGCCCGTGCAGCGACGCGGGTCTGTCCGGAGGAATCTTCCACCAGCAAGGCACCGGATTCCAAGGTTTCCCGCAGCGTGCGGACCTGCCCTGTCACCGGCTGATCGCCCACACGCACCACAACCATATCGGCGTTGAGCAGAACCTCCTGGCCGGCCCTGATCCGTTCGGCGCGGATATTGGGTGCCAGGGGCACCACCATCCGCCTGGAACCGTTCAGGATCAGCAGGCGGGCCTGCTGCACCCCCTGGCTGTCATAGGCGACAGAATCCACTCCCAAGGCCAGGGCGACCGACAAGGGCGGCTGGCCCAGCTGGGCCAACTGACTCTTGGCCTTGGCCAGTTCCTTGGCGGCCCTGGTCAGCGCCGCAGCCAAGGCCCGGTTGCGCCGATCCCCGGCCTGGTCCTGGTCATTTGCATCGTCGGCCTGGTCAACATCATCGGACTGCATGGCTTCTCTCCTTCGTCCGTCCCTGGAATCCCCGCTCGGCCTGGACAGCCAGCCGAGCGGAAGGGCTCAGCTGCAGCATGCCCCTTCCTCCAAGCGAGCGCCGCGGGCCCAGTCCATGGCCTTCATGGCACGCTTGCCGGCAGCCTTGACCATCTGCAGCTCCAGTGGCAAGGTCTTGGTGCCCACCCAGAGGTGGCGACGGTCCATGGCCAGGCGACCCGGTTCCAAATGCGAGGGAAGACCGGGCTCATCCCCTCGGGCTGGTGCAGCCTTGAGTACGGTCAGTCCCGTCTGCCCGTCCTGCGGATCATCGCCCTGCCGGTACATGCACCAGGCTCCCGGTTCCGGGCTGCAGGCCCGGATCTGCCGATCCAGGGCAAAGACGGGCACGTCAAAACGCATGCGGGCATCCTGGTGGGTGATTTTGGCAGCCACCTGGTAGGCGCCCTGCGGCTGCTCCTTGGGTTGAATCCGACCTTCCGCAAGGGCCTCCAGGCTGGCAGCCAGCAGGTGGGATCCGTCCTCAGCCAGCCGACCCAGCAGCTCGCCCGAGGTCTCGTGCGGTCCGATCTCCACCGTGGACTGGGACAGGATAGGCCCTTCATCCATACCGGCCGTGAGCCGAAAGACCGTGGCTCCAGTGATGGTATCCCCGGCCCAGATGGCACGCTGGACCGGCGCTGCACCCCGCCACTGCGGCAGCAGGGAAAAGTGCAGGTTGTACCAGCCACCCTCAAAGGCATCCAGGACCGGCTGGCGCAGAATCCGCCCGTAGGCCACCACAGCCGCATAACTGGCACCCGTATCCTGCAGCCGCGCCGGAAAATCCGGATCGGAAGGATTGTCCTCAAGAACGGGAATCCCCAGCTTCAGGGCCTCAGCCTTGACCGGGCTGGGATGCAGATGCCTTCCACGACCCTGGGGAGCGTCGGGCCTGGTGAGCACGGCAGCAACCCGGAAATGCTCCTGGTCGGCCGCCAGCAATCTCAGAGATGGCAGAGCGACCTGAGGTGTGCCCGCAAACAGCAATGTCATGACCATATCGGCAATCTCCTTTTCATCTGGCGGCTTTCGACCTCTGCATTTCACTGCACCTGAGGAATATTCACCCCTGCCTCGATCAGGGCGGTGCGCAATCCGTAGGGGTCACTGAATCGCAGGCTGCGGATGCCGGCCTTGTTGGCACCCACCACATTCATACCCTTGTCATCCACAAAGAGGGTTCTGTCAGCTTGGATTCCGAACTGATCAAGGGCATAGTGGTAGATGGCCGGGTCAGGCTTGCGCATGTGGATGGGCCCGGAGACCACCACCCCATCCAGCCTATGCAGGAAGGAGTCGCCGTCCCAGGCGTAATGGAAGAGCTCGGCACCCCAGTTGGTCAACCCCCAGACGCCTATACCAGCCGCCTTCAGGTCCTCCACCAGCATGCGGGCACCGGGAACAGGACCGGTCAGTGAATCGACAAAGTGGTCACAGTAGTAGGCGAACATGGCATCCCAGGGAGCCCCGCAGTTGGCGCCCACCCAATCACGGGCCTGGGCACAGGTGGCTCCGCCGTCCATCATGTTGTTGGCCCGGTAGAAGCCGGAACGGCTATCGTCCAGCATGGCCTCGATGCTCCTGCGCCCGTATCGGGCCACCATGGCCATCTCGGGCTGCCAACGAATCAGGACATTGCCGAAGTCAAAGATGACCTGTTCAATGGGCCGACCCTGGGCTTGAGCCGCTTCCTGCTCAGCCTGGATCACATCTGCCTCAACCCGGATCTCGCCCGGCCATCCCTTCATGACTCTCCGCCTTTCCTGAATCCGTTCATATGCGCCTCTCCTGCGCCCCCTCATGAAACCACGCCGCATAGACCCCGTGCATATCCGCCTGGAGCGCCAATCAGGTCAGATCCTTGGGATCCATCCGGAAGCGCAGCTCTCCTCGCCCGCGACCGGCCACGTACCTGGCCTGAGCCTGCTTGAGATCGTCAGCCAGCTTGTCCCGGCGGCTGGTGGGCACCCGAACCAGGGCTCTGACCCTGTCCTGGGTTCCCTCCAGATAACCCACTTTCAGTGTGGACGGCGCTGGTATGGGCACAGGCCCAAGTAGGGCAGGGACCGGCTCAGGGCCAACTTCTGTCACAGCCTCCTGACCCGGCGCGATCCCGACGGCGTCCAGCATCCAGATGACGGCCTCCCTTTCGCCCCAGATTGCAGCCATGCCGACCGCAGGGGGCATGGCAGTCAGCCGACGGTCCTCCAGGTCGGCAGCCGCCAACACCGGCCCCTGCCAGGTCATCAACGCCTGGGCCAGCTGTGGATCACACTCTCCCAGAAGAAGCACCTGCCCCCCCTTGGACCGGGGGCGACAGAATGATGCCACGCGCATCCAGGCTCCCAGAGTGTCCATACGTGCATCGACGCCAGGGGCATACAGGCTGGTCCAGGCATCCAGAATGGCCACGGCCCGGTATCCTCGCGACAGCCGTGGCAAACCCGAATCGCCAGTGTCCTTATTGTTATTGTTGCCATCGACGCTCGAGCCAACCACCCTGGGCTCGGCGCCCGGGGTGGCGATGACCAGACTGGGACGATCCTGTACACGCTCGACCACCCCACGGGGCTGACTGGCCGAAGATATGACGATTGGTACATTTCTGAAAAGCATGCGCAGCTCCTGTGCCGTCCCGGCGGCGCCCACCCTGACCACTCGGAGCCGTGAACCCCCGCAATCCGGGCAGGACCAGTCCGTGGCCGCAGCCCCGCACCAAGCGCATCGGGGCGCGCCAGGCCGCCGCGCCCGCAGGGGCCCGGTGCAACGCGAGCAACGAGCCTGATGATGGCAGCGAGCACAACTCAGGCTTTCGAAGATGCCGTCCTGAGGGATGGACAGTAGAACCGGACCACGCTCCAAGGCTTTGTTTATAACGGCGACGGCGGTGTGAGGAACCCGGGCGCCTATGGTCGGATCAGCCAGATGGCTTAGTTCCTCTCGGTTGAGCCAGCGAATCCAAGGCAGCAGGGTCGTCACTGCAGACCGGTCAAGCGGCAAGGCGGTGCCTGGACCGGTCACTCCGGAGTCCGCTTCAATGGCCTCGGGCAGACTCTCCCAGTGGGAACGCACGCTTCTGGCACGGCCCATGGCCAGGAAGACACCGCCGTGGGCACGCGCCCGCAGCCTCAGCACCCCCCGGGCATTGGCGTAGGGCATCATCCCGTCGGCGTACTGGTAGCTGGCATCGTCCATCAGAGCGAAGAGGGCGGGACCTTCCACCGGGGCGTACATGGCAGCCCGCAACCCGATGGCGCAGCGGACCTGACCGGAGGCCAGCGCGAGGTAGGCCCTGTAGCGTTCGGCAGGAGCCATGCCGCTGTCCAGAATGGCGAAATCACCGGACCAGCCGTGGGCCTCCTGGTGTCCAGGGCCTGCGGTGACGGGAGGGCCGAAGGGATGCAGCCCCAGCTGTTGGAGGACTGCGGACAGATGAGCCACCTGACGGATGCCCGGCAGTACCATAACCGCCGATCGGCCGGCCAGCAGGGCCTCTATCAGTACCCTGGCAGCAAGTAGAGCGGCTTGGTCCATACCGGGCAGAATGTCAGTCAGATAGGCGGCGAAGGTATCCTCTTCCAGCGACTGATCCAGTTTCTCCAACCCCTGATAGCCCGGATCAAGCTCCAGTTTCAATTCCTTCTGCCGCTGGGCCAGTCCTGCCACCCATGCAGGGTCGGACGCCAACCGAGGCTGACCGGGAACCAGCTGCTGCTCCTTGTCGATGCGGGCCACACGAGGGGGCAGAGCCAGCCGCAGAATGTTGGCCTCAGTACCTCCATAGGCCCTGGCGATGGCAGTGATGTCCGCGCGCAGAGAAGGTGAAATCAGGCTGCGATCCAACACCACCCGCTCCAGGAAGCGCAGGGAGGCACGGGAAACCTGGCTGTCTGCCACACGTGCCCAGATGATGCCGTTGACCCTGCGCGCCCCGAACCGGACGCGAACCAGGCATCCCGGCCGTGCATGACCGTCCTGGTCGGCATCCACCAGATAATCAAAGGTCCCGCCCAGATGAGTGGCCTGCACGTCCAGCACCACCCGTGCCACAGGGAGTTCATCGGCCGGTCGGCGCGGAGGTTTCTTTCGACTGCTGCTCGAACGACGGCGCGGAGCAAGACCGTCCAGGGCGGGCTGACTGACTTCCTGCGAATCCATGGCTCCTCCCCACGTTTCGACAATTAAGAGAGCCACGGCGGATTCCCCAGTCGATGACCTGGGAACCCGCCGTGGCCCTTGATGAACAGCTACTACCTGGTCATGCCGATGGCGGCCTTGAGCTCGCCCACCTTGTCCACCTGCTCCCAGGTGAAGTCGGGATCCTCCCGGCCGAAGTGCCCATAGGCTGCAGTCTTGGCATAAATGGGCCTCAACAGATCCAGCTCATCGATGATGGCAGCGGGCCGCAGGTCGAAGACCTCGCGCACGGCCTGCTGGATCTGATCTCGGCTGACCCCCTGCTCGGTGCCATAGGTCTCAACGTTGACGCTGACCGGATCGGCCACGCCAATGGCATAGGCCACCTGGACCTCGACCTTGTGCGCCAATCCAGCGGCCACTATGTTCTTGGCCACCCAACGCGCGGCGTAGGCAGCGGACCGGTCGACCTTGCTGGGATCCTTGCCGGAGAAGGCACCGCCTCCATGATGGGCCGCACCGCCATAAGTGTCCACAATGATCTTGCGTCCGGTCAGTCCTGCGTCAGCCGCAGGGCCGCCCAGAATAAAGGAACCGGTCGGATTGACCAACACCCGGTAGCCCTGGTGCTCGACGGCTTTGCCGCAAACGCGATCCAGCACGGGCGTGATGACATGCTCCGTCAACTGCTCCTGCAGCCAGTCATGCCCAACCTCGGGATCGTGCTGGGTGGAGATGAGGACCGTATCCACCCGGCGGGGGCGGTCATTCTGATCGTATTCGATGGTGACCTGGGTCTTGCCGTCAGGCCGCAAATGAGGGATGATCCCATCCTTGCGCACCTGCGCCAGTCGGAAGGCCAGCTGATGCGCCAGATGGATGGGCAGGGGCATGAGCGTGTCTGTCTCATCGCAGGCGTAACCGAACATGACTCCCTGGTCGCCGGCCCCCTGGGACTGGTAACGCTCCTCACGGGTGGCAGCGTTCTCCTGGCTGGCCGACAGCCGTTCCACACCCTGGTTGATTTCCTTGCTCTGCTCGCTCAGGGCCACGGTCACGCCGCAGGAATCCGCATCCAATCCAATATCGGATGAGGTGTAGCCGATCCTGCGCAGCACCGACCGGACCTGGGACTGAATGTCCGTGTAGCCCTGGGATGAGACTTCTCCGAAGACGAAGAAGAGGCCAGTCGCCGCTGATGTCTCCACAGCCACATGCGAGTGCGGATCCTGGGCGATCAAATCGTCCAGGATGGCATCGGAAACCTGGTCGCAGACCTTGTCAGGATGGCCCTCGGTCACCGACTCGGCCGAAATCAGCCGTCGTTCTGTCATTTCATCCACCTTTACCTTGAAACCGTCACCGCCCGAGGACCCTGCACTGAGAGTCGAAAGGTTCAGTTGCCTTCGCTCAGATCGTCCTCGCCCAGGGTCTCCTCAAGCAGGCCCTCATTGATCTCGCGGAAAGCGATGGACAGGGGCTTCTCCTGGTTCTGGTACTCGACAAGGGGGCCGACGTTCTGCAACAGGCCCTCATTGAGCTGTGTGAAATAGGAATTGATCTGACGGGCCCGCTTGGCCGCGAAAATGGACAGCGCATACTTCGAATCGGCGTGCTTCATAAGATCGTCGATGGGAGGATTCGCAAATCCCTGCGGATGGGGCTCGGTACCGAATGCCATAAGATGTTTCTCCAATTCAACTGGATGA
The window above is part of the Bifidobacterium asteroides DSM 20089 genome. Proteins encoded here:
- the metK gene encoding methionine adenosyltransferase encodes the protein MTERRLISAESVTEGHPDKVCDQVSDAILDDLIAQDPHSHVAVETSAATGLFFVFGEVSSQGYTDIQSQVRSVLRRIGYTSSDIGLDADSCGVTVALSEQSKEINQGVERLSASQENAATREERYQSQGAGDQGVMFGYACDETDTLMPLPIHLAHQLAFRLAQVRKDGIIPHLRPDGKTQVTIEYDQNDRPRRVDTVLISTQHDPEVGHDWLQEQLTEHVITPVLDRVCGKAVEHQGYRVLVNPTGSFILGGPAADAGLTGRKIIVDTYGGAAHHGGGAFSGKDPSKVDRSAAYAARWVAKNIVAAGLAHKVEVQVAYAIGVADPVSVNVETYGTEQGVSRDQIQQAVREVFDLRPAAIIDELDLLRPIYAKTAAYGHFGREDPDFTWEQVDKVGELKAAIGMTR
- the rpoZ gene encoding DNA-directed RNA polymerase subunit omega; the encoded protein is MAFGTEPHPQGFANPPIDDLMKHADSKYALSIFAAKRARQINSYFTQLNEGLLQNVGPLVEYQNQEKPLSIAFREINEGLLEETLGEDDLSEGN
- a CDS encoding HAD family hydrolase, which codes for MKGWPGEIRVEADVIQAEQEAAQAQGRPIEQVIFDFGNVLIRWQPEMAMVARYGRRSIEAMLDDSRSGFYRANNMMDGGATCAQARDWVGANCGAPWDAMFAYYCDHFVDSLTGPVPGARMLVEDLKAAGIGVWGLTNWGAELFHYAWDGDSFLHRLDGVVVSGPIHMRKPDPAIYHYALDQFGIQADRTLFVDDKGMNVVGANKAGIRSLRFSDPYGLRTALIEAGVNIPQVQ
- the fmt gene encoding methionyl-tRNA formyltransferase, translating into MVMTLLFAGTPQVALPSLRLLAADQEHFRVAAVLTRPDAPQGRGRHLHPSPVKAEALKLGIPVLEDNPSDPDFPARLQDTGASYAAVVAYGRILRQPVLDAFEGGWYNLHFSLLPQWRGAAPVQRAIWAGDTITGATVFRLTAGMDEGPILSQSTVEIGPHETSGELLGRLAEDGSHLLAASLEALAEGRIQPKEQPQGAYQVAAKITHQDARMRFDVPVFALDRQIRACSPEPGAWCMYRQGDDPQDGQTGLTVLKAAPARGDEPGLPSHLEPGRLAMDRRHLWVGTKTLPLELQMVKAAGKRAMKAMDWARGARLEEGACCS
- a CDS encoding primosome assembly protein PriA, coding for MDSQEVSQPALDGLAPRRRSSSSRKKPPRRPADELPVARVVLDVQATHLGGTFDYLVDADQDGHARPGCLVRVRFGARRVNGIIWARVADSQVSRASLRFLERVVLDRSLISPSLRADITAIARAYGGTEANILRLALPPRVARIDKEQQLVPGQPRLASDPAWVAGLAQRQKELKLELDPGYQGLEKLDQSLEEDTFAAYLTDILPGMDQAALLAARVLIEALLAGRSAVMVLPGIRQVAHLSAVLQQLGLHPFGPPVTAGPGHQEAHGWSGDFAILDSGMAPAERYRAYLALASGQVRCAIGLRAAMYAPVEGPALFALMDDASYQYADGMMPYANARGVLRLRARAHGGVFLAMGRARSVRSHWESLPEAIEADSGVTGPGTALPLDRSAVTTLLPWIRWLNREELSHLADPTIGARVPHTAVAVINKALERGPVLLSIPQDGIFESLSCARCHHQARCSRCTGPLRARRPGAPRCAWCGAAATDWSCPDCGGSRLRVVRVGAAGTAQELRMLFRNVPIVISSASQPRGVVERVQDRPSLVIATPGAEPRVVGSSVDGNNNNKDTGDSGLPRLSRGYRAVAILDAWTSLYAPGVDARMDTLGAWMRVASFCRPRSKGGQVLLLGECDPQLAQALMTWQGPVLAAADLEDRRLTAMPPAVGMAAIWGEREAVIWMLDAVGIAPGQEAVTEVGPEPVPALLGPVPIPAPSTLKVGYLEGTQDRVRALVRVPTSRRDKLADDLKQAQARYVAGRGRGELRFRMDPKDLT